A section of the Primulina eburnea isolate SZY01 chromosome 1, ASM2296580v1, whole genome shotgun sequence genome encodes:
- the LOC140805741 gene encoding uncharacterized protein encodes MLDAAANGSLYRKTPTAALGIISSMAESNVGWQDNRREKKVGFLEMDALTAITAKLDGLTHQMAQLQANKSIPAKLVHQIQGNAEIVGGSSSDMPFMSDMSCEGIQCFGGDSVNYVGNQGRQQYNPYSFSYNPGWRNHPNFGWRQLENSFEQPHFNPPQHPTQQKPPQQPPKPPQGARPLMPPGFKPQDSKSNLEDMLAKYIARNEMKWKNHDAMMQRVETQLGQLATQMATRAPDSLPSDTEKNPKGANAVTVTSPLKQEKIDVEENVKEKRPSKKVSEDAREKGKSLYSNSNVDINSLPFPQRAKQLQLDTQFSKFLEIFKKLHINIPFAEALAQIPSYAKFLKEILSNKRKLVDFETVKLSEECSAILQNKLPPKAKDPGSFSIPCTIGSSCFSKALCDLGASINLMPYSCFEKLGIGEVKPSTISLQLADRSIKYPRGVVEDVLVKVDKFIFPVDFVVLDMEEDRKIPLILGRPFLATGKALIDVHKGDLVLRLNDESVVFMLGSVID; translated from the coding sequence ATGCTTGATGCGGCAGCAAACGGTAGCTTGTACAGGAAAACACCAACCGCAGCGCTTGGAATCATATCTAGTATGGCAGAGAGCAATGTGGGTTGGCAAGACAACCGCAGAGAGAAGAAAGTCGGATTTCTTGAGATGGATGCTTTGACAGCGATCACAGCAAAGCTTGATGGGTTGACACATCAGATGGCACAGTTACAGGCAAATAAATCAATACCAGCCAAGCTAGTGCATCAAATTCAGGGAAATGCTGAGATAGTTGGTGGATCATCTAGTGACATGCCATTCATGTCAGATATGTCTTGTGAGGGAATACAATGTTTTGGGGGAGACTCAGTGAATTATGTGGGGAACCAGGGTCGACAACAATATAATCCATACAGTTTCTCATATAATCCGGGCTGGAGGAATCATCCGAATTTTGGGTGGAGGCAATTAGAAAATTCTTTTGAGCAACCACATTTTAATCCTCCACAGCATCCTACACAACAGAAACCTCCTCAACAACCACCTAAACCTCCGCAAGGTGCTAGACCTTTGATGCCACCCGGTTTCAAGCCACAGGATAGCAAGTCaaatcttgaggatatgctaGCCAAGTACATAGCCAGGAATGAGATGAAATGGAAAAATCATGATGCAATGATGCAAAGAGTGGAGACTCAACTAGGGCAGTTGGCGACACAAATGGCTACACGAGCTCCAGATTCACTACCTAGTGACACGGAAAAGAATCCAAAAGGTGCCAATGCAGTCACAGTGACATCTCCCCTGAAGCAAGAAAAAATTGATGTTGAGGAAAATGTGAAAGAAAAGAGGCCATCCAAGAAAGTGTCCGAGGACGCAAGGGAGAAAGGCAAGTCTCTATACTCGAACTCCAATGTTGATATTAATTCACTCCCGTTCCCCCAAAGAGCGAAGCAACTGCAACTGGatactcaattttcaaaattccttgagattttcaaaaagcTGCACATAAATATCCCGTTTGCAGAGGCTTTAGCACAAATTCCCTCTTACGCTAAATTTCTTAAAGAAATTCTATCAAACAAGAGGAAACTAGTGGATTTTGAGACAGTGAAGCTTTCGGAGGAATGTTCTGCAATTCTACAAAATAAATTGCCTCCAAAAGCTAAGGACCCAGGtagtttctctattccttgtACCATTGGAAGTTCATGTTTTAGCAAGGCATTGTGTGATCTAGGTGCAAGCATAAATTTAATGCCTTATTCATGCTTTGAGAAACTAGGAATAGGTGAAGTGAAGCCGTCTACAATTTCTCTACAGTTAGCtgatagatcaattaaataTCCTAGGGGAGTTGTAGAGGATGTGTTGGTGAAAGTTGACAAGTTTATTTTCCCAGTGGACTTTGTTGTGttagatatggaagaggatCGTAAGATCCCTCTTATTTTAGGAAGACCATTTTTAGCCACTGGAAAAGCTCTGATAGATGTACACAAGGGTGACTTGGTGTTGAGATTGAATGATGAGAGTGTAGTGTttatgttaggatcggttattgactaa